The genomic segment AAGATATGAGCCAACTCGCGTAGCTGCCCGATCAAGTGTTGCACTGTGCTTCCATTCTTCCCGGATTGTGGCTAGAATCGGTTTAAATATCTATGGAACAATGATGACTTACTGCCTCGCAATTAAAGTAAAAGAAGGATTGGTTTTTGCGTCTGATTCCCGCACTAATGCGGGAGTTGACCATGTAAGTACTTATTCAAAAATGCACAATTTCAGCTGGCCTGGAAAGCGATCTTTCGTGCTGCTTTCTTCTGGCAATCTGGCTACTACCCAGGCAGTGGTAAAGAAAATCAGGACGGATGCTGAGGATGCTACTGTTACCAGCTTGCGTAATGTTTCAAATATGGACGCGGCTGTGAATTATGTGGGTAAGGTTTCCGCGGATATTCAGCGTGCACAGGCAGAACGCGATACGGCAAAATCCAATTTTGAAGCGACATTTTTATTTGGAGGCCAGATTAGCGGGCACGAATCGGGGATATTTCTGATTTACCCTCAGGGTAATTTTATTCACGAGTCTGCGGAACAGCCGTTTTTGCAAGTAGGTGAAACCAAGTATGGCAAGCCGATACTGGACCGCGTCATTCGACCGGATACCCAGCTTGAATTGGCAGGGCGCTGCGCAATAGTGTCGATCAATTCGACAATTCGAAGTAATCTGACGGTGGGTCCGCCAATTGAATTGTTGTTGTATACAAACGATAGTCTGAATGAAGGGCGACACTTGACTCTTGCCGAAAGTGATCCATTTTATCAGACGCTCTCAGATGCATGGAGCGAAGGCTTGCGCCATGCTCTTAACGGATTGCCCCCTTTTGAGTGGGAGCAGCAACTGAAGACGGCACAGGTGGTTCAGGAGACTGGACCTTCGCAAGTAATGGGTTAAGCGAATATGTCGCAAAAAAACTGCTTAATATTGTTTGGAAATCTGCGCTTGAATCTCCAATAGCTCATCTTCCACGCCCGCTGCCGCAGTCAGTTGTGCCACATTATCCTTGGTAAAGAAACCATCGAAATCACCAAAACGTTGCACGTATTCGATGATTAATGAGGAATGCTCTGAAGCGCTGGAAAATATCTGTTTCAATCCCTCTTCCTTTGAGCCGATTACGTCCAGCAAAAATTGTCGTCCTTGCGCCTGGATCTGGTTAACCACATAGTCGATGTTCTCTTTGCCGTGGCTCTCTCCATCCCTTACAGCCAACGCGATGTGATGTAATCGCGGTCCGTAGTTTCTGACGAACGTTTCGGTGGGTGAGGGAAGTCGTTCCAGGTGGTTAACAAAATAAGGGGT from the Sulfurirhabdus autotrophica genome contains:
- a CDS encoding peptidase — encoded protein: MTYCLAIKVKEGLVFASDSRTNAGVDHVSTYSKMHNFSWPGKRSFVLLSSGNLATTQAVVKKIRTDAEDATVTSLRNVSNMDAAVNYVGKVSADIQRAQAERDTAKSNFEATFLFGGQISGHESGIFLIYPQGNFIHESAEQPFLQVGETKYGKPILDRVIRPDTQLELAGRCAIVSINSTIRSNLTVGPPIELLLYTNDSLNEGRHLTLAESDPFYQTLSDAWSEGLRHALNGLPPFEWEQQLKTAQVVQETGPSQVMG